Below is a genomic region from Candidatus Baltobacteraceae bacterium.
TCCCGAGGTCACCACGTCCTCGAGTAAGAGCACATGCTGACCGGTGACGTAGGGACCCTCGACGTACTCGTCGGCGAAAGCACCGTAGCCCTTGGGCGATTTGCGCACCGCGATGAGCGGGAGGCCGGACATCTGGGAGACCGCGGTCGCGATGACGACGCCGCCGAGTTCGGTACCGGCCACGAGGTCGGGGTTGATCTCGGTGAGCAGCGGCACGAAAAGCCGTGCGATTCGGCGCAGCACGTGGGGATCCGAGAAGAGACGGAATTTATCGATGTAGTAGTCGCTGCGCACGCCGCCGGAAAGAACGTAATCGCCGCGGGTCAACGCGCGTTCCACGATGATTTTGCGCAGCCACACGAGTTCGGGCAACGGACCGACGGGCTGATTGGGAAAGCCTAGATGCTCCATTGCCACGCGTTCCAGCTCTCGACCACCGGATTCGGATCGAAGCCTTTGAAGTCGACGCTGATGGGTTCCATTTGCCGCAACCAATTGATGAAGATTTCGGGCACGTCACGCGCGAGCAGCGCCTGCGTCTTCGCGTAGGCGGCTTTGCGCGTTGCTTGGTCGTAGTGGGTCAGCGCCATGGTTTCCGCGGCGTCCATCTCCGGGTTGCAGTACCGGGCGTAGTTGTACCCGCCGGGCGGTACATTCTCGCACATGAATTGCGCGCTGTCGTCGGGATCGATGCCCGCGTACCACCCGTCGACGATAAAGTCGAATTTACCGTTTTGGAGGATGCCTCCCTCTCCGGCGGGTGCATAGATTTGCGCGCCGGGGAAAAGCTTGATCTGCGCCTGGATCCCGATGCGCCGCAGCTGCGCCTGGATCAGGACCGCGAGCTGCTTGTAGGTCGTGTTCGAATTTTCCGTGATCAGGAGCGGCGCGAGGGGCACGCCGTCCTTCTCCATGACGCCGCCGCGACCGGGCGAATAGCCGGCCTGAGCCAGTAGTGCCCGCGCCTTTGCCAAATCGTACGGCACCGACCGCACCTTGGGATCGAACGCCCACATCCAATTCGGGATGTCTTCGGTCGCGAGGGTCTCCTGGCCGTACATCGTCGTATCGACCAAGCCCCGCTTGTCGATGGCGTATGCGATCGCTCGCCGCACGCGCACATCCTTCATGAGCGCGCTCGCGGTGTTGATTTGAACGTCGTAATAGCCGTTCACGCGCATCCAGGCCAGCGCGATATCTTGGGCGCCGTGCAGCTGCGGATAGAGGTGGATCGATCCCTGATAGATCCAATCGATCGCGTGCGACTTGAGCAGTTCGACGGACGTATTCTCGTCCGGCACGATCTTGAGTTCGATGCGCCGCAGGCCCGGCTTGCCCAGGAAGAAGTTGTCGTTGGCGATGAGCGTGATGTGATCGTTGCGCACCCATTCACCGAACCGGAAGGCTCCGTCCGACACCGTCGGCTCGCTATTGAACGGAATTTGGTTGACGTTGGGGTACTTCGAGAGCACGTGTGCGGGCGCGACGCCGTACGGTTGATCGCTATCGGTGAAGAAGGTGTTGACGAACGGCGAGAATTTTTCTTTGAGGTGAACGATCACCGTCCAATCGTCGGGCGTATCGATCGTCTTGATGTCGTCGTAGCCGTGGCGCGAGACGATATCGTTGTTCGGGTTCATCAACGCTTGCCACGTCCACTTGACGTCCTTCGAAGTGAACGGCACGCCGTCACTCCACTTCACGTCCTTGCGTAGGTGGTAGGCGATCGTCAATCCGTCGCGGCTGATGCCGCCGTTTCGCATGGTCGGGACTGCCGTCGCGAGGAGCGGCTGCTGCACGCCTTGTGCGTTCGGTTGAATGAGCGGGAGAAACATGAACCGCGCGATGAAGACGTCGACCGTATTCGAGGTCAGCAGCGGGTTCAAGTTCTTCGGTTCAGCCTGGATGGCGATGCGCAAGACGCCGGGCTGCGTCCACGAATGCTCGCCGGCAGTTTGGGTCGAGACTTTCGAACAGCCGGAAAGAAGACCGGCGAGGGCGATAAGGGCGCCCAGACGTTTCACCAAGCGGAAAGCCTCCAAGGCAAAGATGGCCGGTTGAAAGATGGCTGGCTAAAGGTAAGCAAACCCGCCTATGTTTTGTGCTCCCCCGCTTGCCACCCGCTTTCCAGGTCATCCATCACGGTCGGTCCGGATCGAGGAGCCGCAATCCGGGCAGGCTGCTCCTAGACGGCGGCTTTCGGGCTGACGCGGCCTCCCTGTACCGGATCGTAGCGCTCGTGCCGAGACAGGAACGTTCCCAGGCCCTGGGTCCCGGTGCGCAGCTCGGTGATGTAGCGCGAGAGTTCGACCTGTGGAACATCGGCCTCGACCACGTCGAAGCCGATCTGCTCCGCCGGGTTCATTCCGAGAATTTGACCGCGCTTGCCGGTGAGCTGTTGGATGACGGTCGAGGTATATTGCGTCGGAACGGTGACCGTAACGCGCGAAATCGGCTCGAGCACCACCGGATGACACTTGGGCAGCGCATCGCGGACGCCCATGCCCGCCGCGGTCTTGAACGCCTGCTCGCTCGAATCCACATCGTGATAGGCTCCATCGTAGAGCGTCACGTGCACGTCGGTCACGGGAAACCCGTTCGGCCCATGCGTGAGCGCCTCGCGCACGCCTTTCTCTACCGCCGGGATGAATTGCCGGGGAACCACGCCGCCCACGATCTTTTCGTCGAAGCTTACCCCCGAGCCGCGTTCACGGGGCTCGAAACGCAGCCACACGTCCCCGAACTGGCCGTGACCGCCGGTTTGATGCTTGTAACGCGAATGGACCTCGGTCCCGGTTGTAATCGTCTCTTGATACGGAATCTGCGGCGCCGCGGTGTCGACTTCCACCTTGTATTTGCGTGCCAAACGTTCGACGGCGATCGCGACATGCTGTTCGCCGCTGCCGAGCAAGAGCAGTTCGGCGGTGATTTCGGCTCGGTTCAGTTTGAGCGAGGGATCCTCGTCGACGATGCGCGCCAACATCGAGAAGATCTTGGCTTCGTCGATGCGCTCTTTCGGCTTGATCGCGATCGCGAAGCACGGCTCAGCGAGCGCAACACGCGGAAGCAGCACTTTATGACCGTTGCCCGTGAGTACATCGCCGGTTTTCACCGCTTCGAGACGGGCGATCGCGACGATCGCGCCGGGGCCGGCATCGGCGATCGGCTCCTGCTTCTTGCCTTGCAGCCGATAGAGTCCGCCCGAGCGGACCTTCTCGCCCCCTTGCGTGATGTCGGTGAGCGTCGCATCGGATTTCAGCGTGCCCGAGAGCACGCGCACGATCGAGAGTTTCCCCGACTGCGGATGAATGACGGTCTTGATCACGTGCGCGATCGGCGGAGCCGCCGGGTCGGGTGCGATCGGACGGCCTTCGGCATCGAGCACGGGCGCCTGCGCGGGCGAGGGGAACCAGCGCTCGAGCGCGCGCATCAAGGCGGTCACGCCGGCACCGCTTGCGCCGGCGGCGACGAGCACCGGAACGATTTGGTCGTGCGAACACTCGCTGCACAGATCGCGCTCGACTTCATCGAGCGGCGGTTCAACGCCCTCGAGTAATTCTTCCATCAGGTGATCGTCGAAATCGGCCATCGCCTCGAGCAATTCACCGTGTGCCTTACGCACGCGCTCGAGTACGTCTCCGGGCACTGCGCCTTCCCGCTCACCCTCGCTCTCGTACGAATACGCTTTCATATCGCACAGATCGACGTAGCCCGAAAATCCGCTCGTCTTCTCGTCCGCCGCCGAACGAGAGAAGAGCGGCCACTGCTCGGCGACGACGTGGCGACCGTAGAGCGATTGAAGCGCGGCGAGCGTACCCTCGAAATCAGCGCCCGGGCGGTCGAGCTTGTTTACGACGAAGCAGTGTGGCAATTTCCGCGACTCGAGGTAGTCGACCAACGTTTTGGTTTGGACGACGCGAGCCGGATCGGCTTCGACGACGATCGCGGCGCCGTCGGCGCCGCAGAGGACGAGCTTGGTTTCTTCATAGAAATCGATGAAACCGGGCGCATCGATGATCGTCAGATCGACCCCGCCGCAGACACAGTGCGCGAAGCCTGCGGTCGTGGATTGCGCGTGCGAGACGTCTTCGGGTTCATGATCGGTGACGGTCGTGCCGTCGGAGATCGATCCGCGCCGTCCGATCGCGCCGGCGTGCGCAAGCACAGCCTCAACGAGCGTCGTCTTCCCAGCGTGATGCGGGCCGACAAAAGCGATGTTACGTTGCCGCTCGATGTCCATGCTGCTCTCCCACGCCTATCGGCGTTTGGTGGTTTTCTTCTTGCTCGTTCCCTTCAGCGGCTTCGAAGCCGGTTTGGCGACTTTCTTGACCGCCTTCTTCACGCCGGTTTTGGCTGCGCCGGCTTTTCGAGCCGGAGGCGCTTTTTTAACCGCACCCGGCTTCTTTGCCGGGAGCTTCTTGCCCGCTGCCTTCTTGGCGGGAGCCTTCTTGGCCGCGGCTTTCTTGACTGGAGCCGCCTTCTTCTTGATGGGAAGCGCCTTCTTGGCCGGCGCGGCTTTCTTGCCGGCGGCCTTTTTCTTGACCGGCGCCGCCTTGGCTGCGGTGATCTTTTTGACCGGTGCCGCAGCTTTCTTGACCGGCGCCTTTTTTGCCACCGCGGCTTTCTTGGCCGTGGTGGCTTTTGCGGCTGACTCCGGGCTTCGCTTCGAACTCGATTTGGGGGAAACCGCCGCGGTTGGGCGCTTGGTCAGGCGCTCCGGGCTGCTCGCTCGCTTTTTCGGGCCGAGGTCGCGCGAGGTCTTCGCGCTCTCGCGTGCCGCCCGCGGCGTAAGCTCGGGCTGGTCGGGCAGGCCGAGTTCGGCGCGGCCGAATCCGGTGATGCTGCTGCCCGGCTGCGCCGGCTCGGGAGAGCGCTGCGCCTGCGCTTCGAGATGTTCGCGCGTAGCACGCAGGACGACACGCGCCAGACGGCCGGCCACGGGGAAGACCACCTCGTTGATCTCGCATTCGTCCAGCATTCCCAGCACGACGTCGAACGCGCCGCCCTGATCTTTCGGACTATGCGCATCCGAACCGATCGCAATGCCGACGCCGCGCGCCTTGGCTTTGCGCATCAGGCGCTTGTTGGCGGCAATGTATTTGGCTCGCTGCTCCTCGTTCTCGGCGCGGTAGATCAGACGCGTGTTGACTTCCACCGCCATGCCGCGCGCATGCGCGAGGTCGAGCAGCCGGTTCTCGTACCCTTCGAGTTTTTTCTCGTCGGGCCAATGACCCAAAGCCGCCGGTTTGTAAAAGTGGCCGACGATGTGCCCGGGCAGCTTTTCGATATCGTCGAAGAGACGGGCGACGTACAATTCCCAGGTCCGCTCGGTACCGACGTGGTCGTAGAGATGCGCGAATTCGGGATTGTCGTAGGGCCACATGAAGTCCGCGCCCTTCTCGGGATGATCGATCGGCAAGAAATGGACCGAGCGGATGATTCCGTCCGGTCGCATTGCGTCGACGATGTTCTGCGCGTCCGGTCGCGCGCGCGGGTCGTTGTCGACCTCGGCGCCGATCGAAAAGCGCATGCCGCGTCGCAAGCTTTCGCCGACCACCGCGGCATGAGCGACGTCGACCCCGGCGGTCTCGGCCGCGCCGTAGAGATCGCCGGCGTGGGCGAGCTTGAGCGCGCGGCGCACCGTGTGCACCGCGCCGGGATCTTCGAACGTGAGATAGTTGATGTGGTCCGTGACCATCAAAAAGCGCGGCGAATTACGCCGGCACGCATGATAGAACCAGAGGAAGAGCATCCGTGGCGAGTACGCGATGGGTCGTTCCTCGGTAAACGGACGATGTTCGCCCTTGGCGTGACCGTGGACATCGGGGATCGCGGCAATACGAGGGTCGCTCAGCGTTCTACTTCCTTTACACCGCGGGGAATCCAGGTCGAGGACTTCGCCCCGACGCGAGGCTTCGACGATTCGGGCGTGCGCTGATCGACCCAGGGCGCGAGCACCTCGATCGTGATCTCGACGCCTTTTTTCATCAGCTCGAACGACATCGAGGGATTCGCCTCGCTTCCGGCGGCGATCGCCTGCGCGGGAAGGTAGGGCAGATGGAGGAGTCCGACCAGCGCCGGGGGGACGCCGTGCTCCGTGAGCGCCAGCATTTCGTATAGCGCTTGATTGCCGATAAACGTCCCGGCGGTATTCGAAACGTAGCCCGGCACGCCGGCTGCGCTCCAGGCCTCGATGATCTTTTCGAAGGGGAGATTCGAGATGCGCGCCTCCGGGCCGCCGCGAGCGACGACGTCGCCCTTGC
It encodes:
- a CDS encoding elongation factor G, producing MDIERQRNIAFVGPHHAGKTTLVEAVLAHAGAIGRRGSISDGTTVTDHEPEDVSHAQSTTAGFAHCVCGGVDLTIIDAPGFIDFYEETKLVLCGADGAAIVVEADPARVVQTKTLVDYLESRKLPHCFVVNKLDRPGADFEGTLAALQSLYGRHVVAEQWPLFSRSAADEKTSGFSGYVDLCDMKAYSYESEGEREGAVPGDVLERVRKAHGELLEAMADFDDHLMEELLEGVEPPLDEVERDLCSECSHDQIVPVLVAAGASGAGVTALMRALERWFPSPAQAPVLDAEGRPIAPDPAAPPIAHVIKTVIHPQSGKLSIVRVLSGTLKSDATLTDITQGGEKVRSGGLYRLQGKKQEPIADAGPGAIVAIARLEAVKTGDVLTGNGHKVLLPRVALAEPCFAIAIKPKERIDEAKIFSMLARIVDEDPSLKLNRAEITAELLLLGSGEQHVAIAVERLARKYKVEVDTAAPQIPYQETITTGTEVHSRYKHQTGGHGQFGDVWLRFEPRERGSGVSFDEKIVGGVVPRQFIPAVEKGVREALTHGPNGFPVTDVHVTLYDGAYHDVDSSEQAFKTAAGMGVRDALPKCHPVVLEPISRVTVTVPTQYTSTVIQQLTGKRGQILGMNPAEQIGFDVVEADVPQVELSRYITELRTGTQGLGTFLSRHERYDPVQGGRVSPKAAV
- a CDS encoding peptide ABC transporter substrate-binding protein, producing the protein MKRLGALIALAGLLSGCSKVSTQTAGEHSWTQPGVLRIAIQAEPKNLNPLLTSNTVDVFIARFMFLPLIQPNAQGVQQPLLATAVPTMRNGGISRDGLTIAYHLRKDVKWSDGVPFTSKDVKWTWQALMNPNNDIVSRHGYDDIKTIDTPDDWTVIVHLKEKFSPFVNTFFTDSDQPYGVAPAHVLSKYPNVNQIPFNSEPTVSDGAFRFGEWVRNDHITLIANDNFFLGKPGLRRIELKIVPDENTSVELLKSHAIDWIYQGSIHLYPQLHGAQDIALAWMRVNGYYDVQINTASALMKDVRVRRAIAYAIDKRGLVDTTMYGQETLATEDIPNWMWAFDPKVRSVPYDLAKARALLAQAGYSPGRGGVMEKDGVPLAPLLITENSNTTYKQLAVLIQAQLRRIGIQAQIKLFPGAQIYAPAGEGGILQNGKFDFIVDGWYAGIDPDDSAQFMCENVPPGGYNYARYCNPEMDAAETMALTHYDQATRKAAYAKTQALLARDVPEIFINWLRQMEPISVDFKGFDPNPVVESWNAWQWSI
- a CDS encoding phosphoribosyltransferase family protein — encoded protein: MEHLGFPNQPVGPLPELVWLRKIIVERALTRGDYVLSGGVRSDYYIDKFRLFSDPHVLRRIARLFVPLLTEINPDLVAGTELGGVVIATAVSQMSGLPLIAVRKSPKGYGAFADEYVEGPYVTGQHVLLLEDVVTSGRELLAAKARLEELGLRVTPCAVVSRGLAPVRALIQFSLPRGEAKTDN